A single window of Toxotes jaculatrix isolate fToxJac2 chromosome 4, fToxJac2.pri, whole genome shotgun sequence DNA harbors:
- the ube2o gene encoding (E3-independent) E2 ubiquitin-conjugating enzyme UBE2O isoform X2, which produces MAEPVASDAAAATASPSPGLSPAASPGSEPPSMALSPSADGSQRLLFSHDLVSGRYRGSVRFGLVRMIHGEEEFNSDSDLDDGGGRRGGGGGGGGGGGGGGRAPCGSDTESAVDTPSRPLGRGFVRVQWYPEGVKQDIRETKLKLEDRSIVIRDIVRRNNSNDNQCGIVTNIDIECAVKLVGTNCVLYPVNSKDLQHIWSFMYGDYIAYDFWLGKVYDLTNHIILKLSNGARCSMSVEDGAKLYDVCPHVSDSGLFFDEAYGFYPGQVLIGPAKVFSNVQWLSGVKPVLSRKCKFRVVVEEVKVVELKVTWITKSYSPKGSDSVYPPPSTITQENLCRVRRLGYYDHTQRQLGERALYVFPAKGDATRITCEGPEGAAVLPEDPVARKLKRMFKKDSGKKTENADTQGEHKSEPTDSSHSNNNGPVVPVQNPPEPQNTNDTSAEHGEQDADDEAAEDTDDTSSLTSSASSTASSQSGGLGTNRKKSIPLSIRNLKRKHKKKRTKFSREFKPGDRVAVEVVSTKTMADVMWKDGRAEKGIRSNDLIPIQHLDSHEFCPGDFVVDKRPQALQDPGVYGVIQSGDHKGRTCVVKWIKLNSTSDDVEVIGMEEDVSVYDIADHPDFHFRTTDIVIRIWNSENGQNDCENETSVGQVSRVDVSSKVEVVWADNSMTIVLPQHLYNVESEIEETDYDSVEETSSVLSTEEWEDESDSWETDNGLTTEDDSHVNNTDVTDTATPTPVPTGSTTFIIPPQEGSKAGITSPTKGVPGEEGEASVAVASPVSGGGTTPGGAVNGAEKPSKDGASRGFRELKEALKILESLKNMTVEQLWTGGSPTSPTSAEPASTANVASSVTPTATEKPTKEKRFLDDIKKLQENLRKTLDNVAIVEEEKMEAVVEAGGSGGAGTEAERAGEEKPQQEPQTPVGGQEWPSEFLSDTPVLCQQSGGKPGVTFTSAKGEVFSVLEWAPDTHSFKKMEFQPAEAKKFFSTVRKEMALLATSLPDGIMVKTFEDRMDLFSALIKGPTRTPYEDGLFLFDIQLPNIYPAVPPLFRYLSQCSGRLNPNLYDNGKVCVSLLGTWIGKGTERWTSKSSLLQVLISIQGLILVNEPYYNEAGFDSDRGLQEGYENSRCYNEMALIKMVQSMTQLLQNPVEVFKQEIQEHFISNGWRLVHRLEAWLELNDAAERGQAAHMSCRASHSKDRPSSVEPLDEQLPLGSGPVAVAHSSPSKPGEEGVTGAGVTSIMEEELEDSGLSPSTTAASQQELSQNSDFDSSQGNASLSGENRAGSTVPGSVVRGGTSESGSAMVSGGGVGSTASQPAVRPKKRRKSYRSFLPEGSGYPDIGFPLFPLSKGFVKSVRGVLLQYRAALAAAGIPEHTEDK; this is translated from the exons ATGGCGGAGCCCGTAGCATCGGATGCGGCAGCAGCGACAGCATCCCCGAGCCCGGGCCTCTCTCCCGCAGCCAGCCCGGGCTCGGAACCTCCATCCATGGCTCTCTCTCCCTCGGCGGACGGCTCCCAGCGGCTGCTCTTCTCCCACGACCTGGTCTCCGGGCGGTATCGCGGCTCAGTCCGTTTTGGCCTCGTACGGATGATCCACGGCGAGGAAGAGTTTAACTCAGACTCGGACCTTGACGATGGTGGAGGGAGACGGGGcggcggcggtggtggtggcgggggaggaggaggaggaggacgagccCCGTGTGGTTCGGACACTGAGAGCGCCGTGGACACCCCGAGTCGGCCTCTCGGCAGGGGATTTGTCCGTGTCCAGTGGTACCCTGAAGGAGTAAAGCAGGACATCAGGGAGACAAAG CTGAAACTTGAAGATCGATCTATTGTCATCAGAGACATTGTGCGACGAAACAATTCGAAT GACAACCAGTGTGGTATAGTGACCAACATAGACATAGAGTGTGCAGTGAAACTAGTGGGAACAAACTGTGTCCTGTATCCAGTTAACAGCAAAGACCTGCAACACATCTGG TCTTTTATGTACGGCGACTACATTGCCTATGACTTCTGGCTGGGGAAAGTGTACGACCTGACTAATCATATCATACTCAAGCTCTCCAATGGGGCCAG GTGCTCCATGAGTGTGGAAGACGGTGCCAAGCTTTACGACGTCTGCCCACATGTCAGTGATTCG GGTCTGTTCTTCGACGAAGCGTATGGCTTTTACCCAGGCCAGGTCCTGATTGGTCCGGCCAAAGTCTTCTCTAATGTACAGTGGCTGTCAGGGGTCAAACCTGTCCTCAGCAGGAAGTGCAAGTTCAGGGTGGTGGTAGAAGAG GTAAAGGTGGTTGAATTGAAGGTGACGTGGATCACCAAGAGCTACTCCCCAAAAGGCTCTGATAGTGTCTATCCACCTCCCTCCACCATCACACAGGAGAATCTTTGCAG GGTGAGACGTCTGGGCTACTACGACCACACCCAGAGGCAACTGGGAGAGAGGGCCCTTTATGTCTTTCCTGCCAAGGGGGACGCTACACGCATCACCTGTGAAGGACCTGAGGGTGCAGCTGTCCTTCCAGAAGACCCCGTGGCCAGAAAG ttGAAAAGGATGTTCAAGAAGGATTCGGGGAAGAAGACGGAGAACGCTGACACACAAG GTGAACACAAATCAGAGCCGACAGACTCGTCTCATTCCAACAACAACGGCCCCGTGGTGCCCGTCCAGAACCCCCCGGAGCCCCAGAACACCAACGACACCTCGGCTGAACACGGCGAGCAGGACGCTGACGATGAGGCTGCAGAAGACACTGACGACACCAG CTCTCTGACATCATCTGCGAGCTCCACGGCCTCCTCTCAGAGCGGTGGCCTGGGGACAAACCGTAAGAAGAGCATCCCGCTCTCCATCCGCAACCTGAAGAGGAAGCACAAGAAGAAGAGGACCAAGTTCTCCCGCGAGTTCAAGCCTGGAGACCG GGTGGCAGTGGAAGTTGTATCCACAAAGACCATGGCTGATGTGATGTGGAAGGACGGGCGGGCGGAGAAGGGGATCCGATCAAACGACCTCATCCCCATTCAGCACCTCGACAGCCACGAGTTTTGTCCCGGGGACTTCGTAGTAGACAAAAGAc CCCAAGCCCTCCAGGACCCAGGAGTGTACGGTGTGATCCAGTCTGGTGATCACAAGGGCAGAACGTGTGTCGTCAAGTGGATCAAACTGAACTCCACGAGCGACGATGTGGAG GTTATCGGCATGGAGGAGGATGTCAGTGTGTACGACATTGCAGATCACCCAGATTTTCACTTCCGCACCACCGACATTGTCATCAGAATATGGAACTCAGAGAACGGACAGAACGACTGCGAAAATGAG ACGTCAGTAGGCCAGGTGTCCAGGGTGGATGTGAGCAGCAAAGTGGAGGTGGTGTGGGCAGACAACTCTATGACCATCGTCCTGCCACAG CACCTCTACAATGTTGAGTCTGAGATTGAGGAGACGGACTACGACTCTGTAGAGGAGACCAGCAGCGTCCTGTCCACCGAGGAGTGGGAGGACGAGAGCGACAGCTGGGAGACTGATAACGGCCTCACCACTGAGGATGATAGCCACGTCAATAATACAGATGTCACCGACACAGCGACCCCGACCCCAGTGCCCACTGGCTCCACAACCTTCATCATCCCCCCACAGGAGGGCAGCAAAGCCGGGATCACCAGCCCCACTAAAGGAGTCcctggagaggagggagaagcaTCTGTGGCCGTGGCCAGTCCTGTTTCTGGAGGAG GAACCACACCAGGAGGAGCAGTCAACGGAGCGGAGAAGCCCAGTAAAGATGGTGCCTCTCGGGGCTTCAGGGAGTTGAAAGAGGCCTTGAAGATCCTggagagcctgaagaacatgactgtggagcagctgtggacCGGCGGCTCTCCAACCTCCCCGACTTCTGCTGAACCGGCCTCCACAGCTAATGTAGCAAGCTCGGTGACGCCTACAGCCACTGAGAAACCCACCAAGGAGAAACGCTTCCTGGACGACATCAAGAAGCTGCAGGAGAACCTGAGAAAGACGCTGGATAACGTGGCCattgtggaggaggagaagatggaggcCGTGGTGGAGGCAGGGGGGAGTGGAGGAGCAGGGACAGAG GCcgagagagctggagaggaaaagCCACAACAGGAGCCCCAGACACCAGTTGGTGGACAAGAGTGGCCCAGTGAGTTTCTCAGTGACACACCGGTACTGTGCCAACAGAGTGGTGGCAAGCCTGGCGTCACCTTCACCAGTGCCAAGGGAGAGGTGTTCTCTGTGCTGGAGTGGGCACCAG acactcactcattCAAGAAGATGGAGTTTCAGCCGGCAGAGGCAAAGAAGTTCTTCAGCACAGTGAGGAAAGAAATGGCTCTGCTAGCAACATCACTGCCAGACGGCATCATGGTCAAAACGTTTGAAGATCGCATG GACCTGTTCTCAGCTCTGATCAAAGGGCCGACTCGCACCCCCTATGAGGACGGTCTGTTCCTGTTTGACATCCAGCTGCCCAACATTTACCCCGCTGTGCCGCCGCTGTTCCGCTACCTGTCGCAGTGCAGCGGCCGCCTCAATCCCAACCTCTACGACAACGGCAAAGTCTGCGTCAGTCTACTGGGAACCTGGATTGGCAAG GGCACTGAGAGGTGGACCAGCAAGTCCAGTCTGCTGCAAGTCCTCATCTCCATACAAG GCCTTATCCTCGTCAATGAGCCTTACTATAACGAGGCGGGCTTCGACAGTGACCGAGGCCTTCAGGAAGGATATGAGAACAGCCGCTGTTACAATGAGATGGCCCTGATCAAGATGGTCCAGTCTATGACACAGCTTCTGCAGAATCCTGTGGAGGTCTTCAAACAGGAGATCCAGGAGCACTTTATCTCTAACGGCTGGCGGCTCGTCCACCGCCTGGAGGCGTGGCTCGAGCTGAACGACGCCGCAGAGAGGGGCCAGGCAGCACACATGTCCTGCAGGGCTTCACACTCGAAAGACCGACCTTCATCGGTAGAGCCTCTGGACGAGCAGCTGCCCCTGGGATCGGGGCCTGTGGCGGTGGCCCACAGCAGCCCCAGTAAgccaggggaggagggggtcaCGGGAGCAGGAGTTACCAGTATtatggaggaggagctggaggattCAGGGCTGAGTCCCTCCACGACAGCGGCCTCTCAGCAGGAGCTGAGCCAGAACTCAGACTTTGACAGCAGCCAGGGGAATGCCTCTCTGAGTGGTGAAAACAGGGCTGGCTCCACAGTCCCTGGTTCTGTAGTCCGTGGCGGGACATCAGAATCAGGTTCTGCCATGGTTAGTGGAGGAGGGGTGGGCTCCACAGCAAGCCAGCCAGCAGTGCGACCAAAGAAACGGAGAAAGAGCTACCGGAGTTTCCTCCCAGAGGGCAGTGGCTACCCGGACATCGGCTTTCCGCTCTTCCCGCTCTCTAAGGGGTTTGTGAAGAGTGTCCGAGGCGTGCTGCTGCAGTACCGAGCTGCACTGGCCGCCGCTGGCATCCCTGAGCACACAGAGGACAAGTAA
- the ube2o gene encoding (E3-independent) E2 ubiquitin-conjugating enzyme UBE2O isoform X1, with amino-acid sequence MAEPVASDAAAATASPSPGLSPAASPGSEPPSMALSPSADGSQRLLFSHDLVSGRYRGSVRFGLVRMIHGEEEFNSDSDLDDGGGRRGGGGGGGGGGGGGGRAPCGSDTESAVDTPSRPLGRGFVRVQWYPEGVKQDIRETKLKLEDRSIVIRDIVRRNNSNDNQCGIVTNIDIECAVKLVGTNCVLYPVNSKDLQHIWSFMYGDYIAYDFWLGKVYDLTNHIILKLSNGARCSMSVEDGAKLYDVCPHVSDSGLFFDEAYGFYPGQVLIGPAKVFSNVQWLSGVKPVLSRKCKFRVVVEEVKVVELKVTWITKSYSPKGSDSVYPPPSTITQENLCRVRRLGYYDHTQRQLGERALYVFPAKGDATRITCEGPEGAAVLPEDPVARKLKRMFKKDSGKKTENADTQGEHKSEPTDSSHSNNNGPVVPVQNPPEPQNTNDTSAEHGEQDADDEAAEDTDDTSSLTSSASSTASSQSGGLGTNRKKSIPLSIRNLKRKHKKKRTKFSREFKPGDRVAVEVVSTKTMADVMWKDGRAEKGIRSNDLIPIQHLDSHEFCPGDFVVDKRPQALQDPGVYGVIQSGDHKGRTCVVKWIKLNSTSDDVEVIGMEEDVSVYDIADHPDFHFRTTDIVIRIWNSENGQNDCENETSVGQVSRVDVSSKVEVVWADNSMTIVLPQHLYNVESEIEETDYDSVEETSSVLSTEEWEDESDSWETDNGLTTEDDSHVNNTDVTDTATPTPVPTGSTTFIIPPQEGSKAGITSPTKGVPGEEGEASVAVASPVSGGGTTPGGAVNGAEKPSKDGASRGFRELKEALKILESLKNMTVEQLWTGGSPTSPTSAEPASTANVASSVTPTATEKPTKEKRFLDDIKKLQENLRKTLDNVAIVEEEKMEAVVEAGGSGGAGTEAERAGEEKPQQEPQTPVGGQEWPSEFLSDTPVLCQQSGGKPGVTFTSAKGEVFSVLEWAPDTHSFKKMEFQPAEAKKFFSTVRKEMALLATSLPDGIMVKTFEDRMDLFSALIKGPTRTPYEDGLFLFDIQLPNIYPAVPPLFRYLSQCSGRLNPNLYDNGKVCVSLLGTWIGKGTERWTSKSSLLQVLISIQGLILVNEPYYNEAGFDSDRGLQEGYENSRCYNEMALIKMVQSMTQLLQNPVEVFKQEIQEHFISNGWRLVHRLEAWLELNDAAERGQAAHMSCRASHSKDRPSSVEPLDEQLPLGSGPVAVAHSSPSKPGEEGVTGAGVTSIMEEELEDSGLSPSTTAASQQELSQNSDFDSSQGNASLSGENRAGSTVPGSVVRGGTSESGSAMVSGGGVGSTASQPAVRPKKRRKSYRSFLPEGSGYPDIGFPLFPLSKGFVKSVRGVLLQYRAALAAAGIPEHTEDNVPADECDE; translated from the exons ATGGCGGAGCCCGTAGCATCGGATGCGGCAGCAGCGACAGCATCCCCGAGCCCGGGCCTCTCTCCCGCAGCCAGCCCGGGCTCGGAACCTCCATCCATGGCTCTCTCTCCCTCGGCGGACGGCTCCCAGCGGCTGCTCTTCTCCCACGACCTGGTCTCCGGGCGGTATCGCGGCTCAGTCCGTTTTGGCCTCGTACGGATGATCCACGGCGAGGAAGAGTTTAACTCAGACTCGGACCTTGACGATGGTGGAGGGAGACGGGGcggcggcggtggtggtggcgggggaggaggaggaggaggacgagccCCGTGTGGTTCGGACACTGAGAGCGCCGTGGACACCCCGAGTCGGCCTCTCGGCAGGGGATTTGTCCGTGTCCAGTGGTACCCTGAAGGAGTAAAGCAGGACATCAGGGAGACAAAG CTGAAACTTGAAGATCGATCTATTGTCATCAGAGACATTGTGCGACGAAACAATTCGAAT GACAACCAGTGTGGTATAGTGACCAACATAGACATAGAGTGTGCAGTGAAACTAGTGGGAACAAACTGTGTCCTGTATCCAGTTAACAGCAAAGACCTGCAACACATCTGG TCTTTTATGTACGGCGACTACATTGCCTATGACTTCTGGCTGGGGAAAGTGTACGACCTGACTAATCATATCATACTCAAGCTCTCCAATGGGGCCAG GTGCTCCATGAGTGTGGAAGACGGTGCCAAGCTTTACGACGTCTGCCCACATGTCAGTGATTCG GGTCTGTTCTTCGACGAAGCGTATGGCTTTTACCCAGGCCAGGTCCTGATTGGTCCGGCCAAAGTCTTCTCTAATGTACAGTGGCTGTCAGGGGTCAAACCTGTCCTCAGCAGGAAGTGCAAGTTCAGGGTGGTGGTAGAAGAG GTAAAGGTGGTTGAATTGAAGGTGACGTGGATCACCAAGAGCTACTCCCCAAAAGGCTCTGATAGTGTCTATCCACCTCCCTCCACCATCACACAGGAGAATCTTTGCAG GGTGAGACGTCTGGGCTACTACGACCACACCCAGAGGCAACTGGGAGAGAGGGCCCTTTATGTCTTTCCTGCCAAGGGGGACGCTACACGCATCACCTGTGAAGGACCTGAGGGTGCAGCTGTCCTTCCAGAAGACCCCGTGGCCAGAAAG ttGAAAAGGATGTTCAAGAAGGATTCGGGGAAGAAGACGGAGAACGCTGACACACAAG GTGAACACAAATCAGAGCCGACAGACTCGTCTCATTCCAACAACAACGGCCCCGTGGTGCCCGTCCAGAACCCCCCGGAGCCCCAGAACACCAACGACACCTCGGCTGAACACGGCGAGCAGGACGCTGACGATGAGGCTGCAGAAGACACTGACGACACCAG CTCTCTGACATCATCTGCGAGCTCCACGGCCTCCTCTCAGAGCGGTGGCCTGGGGACAAACCGTAAGAAGAGCATCCCGCTCTCCATCCGCAACCTGAAGAGGAAGCACAAGAAGAAGAGGACCAAGTTCTCCCGCGAGTTCAAGCCTGGAGACCG GGTGGCAGTGGAAGTTGTATCCACAAAGACCATGGCTGATGTGATGTGGAAGGACGGGCGGGCGGAGAAGGGGATCCGATCAAACGACCTCATCCCCATTCAGCACCTCGACAGCCACGAGTTTTGTCCCGGGGACTTCGTAGTAGACAAAAGAc CCCAAGCCCTCCAGGACCCAGGAGTGTACGGTGTGATCCAGTCTGGTGATCACAAGGGCAGAACGTGTGTCGTCAAGTGGATCAAACTGAACTCCACGAGCGACGATGTGGAG GTTATCGGCATGGAGGAGGATGTCAGTGTGTACGACATTGCAGATCACCCAGATTTTCACTTCCGCACCACCGACATTGTCATCAGAATATGGAACTCAGAGAACGGACAGAACGACTGCGAAAATGAG ACGTCAGTAGGCCAGGTGTCCAGGGTGGATGTGAGCAGCAAAGTGGAGGTGGTGTGGGCAGACAACTCTATGACCATCGTCCTGCCACAG CACCTCTACAATGTTGAGTCTGAGATTGAGGAGACGGACTACGACTCTGTAGAGGAGACCAGCAGCGTCCTGTCCACCGAGGAGTGGGAGGACGAGAGCGACAGCTGGGAGACTGATAACGGCCTCACCACTGAGGATGATAGCCACGTCAATAATACAGATGTCACCGACACAGCGACCCCGACCCCAGTGCCCACTGGCTCCACAACCTTCATCATCCCCCCACAGGAGGGCAGCAAAGCCGGGATCACCAGCCCCACTAAAGGAGTCcctggagaggagggagaagcaTCTGTGGCCGTGGCCAGTCCTGTTTCTGGAGGAG GAACCACACCAGGAGGAGCAGTCAACGGAGCGGAGAAGCCCAGTAAAGATGGTGCCTCTCGGGGCTTCAGGGAGTTGAAAGAGGCCTTGAAGATCCTggagagcctgaagaacatgactgtggagcagctgtggacCGGCGGCTCTCCAACCTCCCCGACTTCTGCTGAACCGGCCTCCACAGCTAATGTAGCAAGCTCGGTGACGCCTACAGCCACTGAGAAACCCACCAAGGAGAAACGCTTCCTGGACGACATCAAGAAGCTGCAGGAGAACCTGAGAAAGACGCTGGATAACGTGGCCattgtggaggaggagaagatggaggcCGTGGTGGAGGCAGGGGGGAGTGGAGGAGCAGGGACAGAG GCcgagagagctggagaggaaaagCCACAACAGGAGCCCCAGACACCAGTTGGTGGACAAGAGTGGCCCAGTGAGTTTCTCAGTGACACACCGGTACTGTGCCAACAGAGTGGTGGCAAGCCTGGCGTCACCTTCACCAGTGCCAAGGGAGAGGTGTTCTCTGTGCTGGAGTGGGCACCAG acactcactcattCAAGAAGATGGAGTTTCAGCCGGCAGAGGCAAAGAAGTTCTTCAGCACAGTGAGGAAAGAAATGGCTCTGCTAGCAACATCACTGCCAGACGGCATCATGGTCAAAACGTTTGAAGATCGCATG GACCTGTTCTCAGCTCTGATCAAAGGGCCGACTCGCACCCCCTATGAGGACGGTCTGTTCCTGTTTGACATCCAGCTGCCCAACATTTACCCCGCTGTGCCGCCGCTGTTCCGCTACCTGTCGCAGTGCAGCGGCCGCCTCAATCCCAACCTCTACGACAACGGCAAAGTCTGCGTCAGTCTACTGGGAACCTGGATTGGCAAG GGCACTGAGAGGTGGACCAGCAAGTCCAGTCTGCTGCAAGTCCTCATCTCCATACAAG GCCTTATCCTCGTCAATGAGCCTTACTATAACGAGGCGGGCTTCGACAGTGACCGAGGCCTTCAGGAAGGATATGAGAACAGCCGCTGTTACAATGAGATGGCCCTGATCAAGATGGTCCAGTCTATGACACAGCTTCTGCAGAATCCTGTGGAGGTCTTCAAACAGGAGATCCAGGAGCACTTTATCTCTAACGGCTGGCGGCTCGTCCACCGCCTGGAGGCGTGGCTCGAGCTGAACGACGCCGCAGAGAGGGGCCAGGCAGCACACATGTCCTGCAGGGCTTCACACTCGAAAGACCGACCTTCATCGGTAGAGCCTCTGGACGAGCAGCTGCCCCTGGGATCGGGGCCTGTGGCGGTGGCCCACAGCAGCCCCAGTAAgccaggggaggagggggtcaCGGGAGCAGGAGTTACCAGTATtatggaggaggagctggaggattCAGGGCTGAGTCCCTCCACGACAGCGGCCTCTCAGCAGGAGCTGAGCCAGAACTCAGACTTTGACAGCAGCCAGGGGAATGCCTCTCTGAGTGGTGAAAACAGGGCTGGCTCCACAGTCCCTGGTTCTGTAGTCCGTGGCGGGACATCAGAATCAGGTTCTGCCATGGTTAGTGGAGGAGGGGTGGGCTCCACAGCAAGCCAGCCAGCAGTGCGACCAAAGAAACGGAGAAAGAGCTACCGGAGTTTCCTCCCAGAGGGCAGTGGCTACCCGGACATCGGCTTTCCGCTCTTCCCGCTCTCTAAGGGGTTTGTGAAGAGTGTCCGAGGCGTGCTGCTGCAGTACCGAGCTGCACTGGCCGCCGCTGGCATCCCTGAGCACACAGAGGACAA tGTCCCTGCAGATGAGTGTGATGAATAA
- the aanat1 gene encoding serotonin N-acetyltransferase — MSVMSAVPFMKPVHMRSPVPQGRRHTLPASEFRSLSPEDAISVFEIEREAFISVSGECPLHLDEVRHFLTLCPELSLGWFEEGRLVAFIIGSLWDQERLTMDALTLHKPHGTTVHIHVLAVHRTFRQQGKGSILMWRYLQYLRCLPYVRRAVLMCEDFLVPFYQKSGFKVQGPSEITVGPLTFIEMFYPVRGHAFMRRNSGC; from the exons ATGTCGGTGATGAGTGCGGTGCCGTTCATGAAGCCGGTCCACATGCGCTCTCCGGTGCCTCAGGGCCGGCGCCACACGCTGCCGGCCAGCGAGTTCCGCTCCCTCAGCCCCGAGGACGCAATAAGTGTGTTTGAGATCGAGAGAGAAG ccTTCATCTCAGTGTCCGGTGAGTGTCCTCTCCACCTGGACGAAGTGCGTCACTTCCTCACCCTGTGTCCTGAGCTGTCTCTTGGCTGGTTCGAGGAGGGACGTCTGGTGGCTTTTATCATTGGCTCACTGTGGGACCAGGAGAGGCTTACCATG GACGCCCTGACCCTCCATAAGCCTCACGGGACCACCGTCCACATCCACGTCCTGGCTGTCCACCGGACCTTCCGCCAGCAGGGCAAGGGCTCCATCCTGATGTGGCGCTACCTGCAGTACCTCAGGTGCCTGCCCTACGTCCGCCGCGCTGTGCTCATGTGCGAAGACTTCCTGGTTCCTTTCTACCAGAAGTCGGGTTTCAAGGTGCAGGGCCCCAGTGAGATCACAGTGGGGCCTCTCACTTTCATCGAGATGTTCTATCCAGTCAGGGGCCACGCCTTCATGCGCCGCAACAGTGGTTgttga